A window from Saprospiraceae bacterium encodes these proteins:
- a CDS encoding DUF2461 domain-containing protein has protein sequence MIKQTSLDFLSKLKLNNSREWFEQNRDLYENYKSDILQLTENLLKELSKIDQSILQANLDPKKCLTRVNRDLRFSKDKTPYKNYVLVVFNKNYPQPNKAGYFIHIEPGNCSVGGGVWQTTPEYLKKIRQEIDYSFTDINKIITAPEFQKSFPNGIQGVGKLKKMPDGYDETNPASELLKMKGFCTKEPLNDKIMTSKDCIKTVRDFFKTTKPIIDYINKAIEYDE, from the coding sequence ATGATTAAGCAGACATCTCTTGACTTCCTTTCAAAACTCAAACTAAACAATTCAAGGGAATGGTTTGAACAAAATAGAGACTTGTACGAAAATTACAAAAGCGACATACTTCAATTAACTGAAAATCTTTTGAAAGAATTATCAAAGATAGACCAATCAATTTTACAAGCCAACTTAGACCCTAAAAAATGCTTGACGAGAGTAAACCGAGATTTAAGATTTTCAAAAGATAAGACACCTTATAAAAACTATGTCTTAGTAGTTTTTAATAAGAATTATCCACAACCAAACAAAGCAGGATATTTTATTCATATAGAACCAGGCAATTGTTCAGTTGGTGGTGGAGTTTGGCAGACAACACCTGAATATTTAAAGAAAATTCGTCAAGAGATTGACTACTCATTTACAGACATCAACAAAATCATTACTGCCCCTGAATTTCAAAAATCATTCCCAAACGGAATACAAGGTGTTGGAAAACTTAAAAAAATGCCAGACGGATATGACGAAACTAATCCAGCAAGTGAACTTCTGAAAATGAAAGGATTTTGTACAAAAGAACCGCTTAATGACAAGATAATGACAAGTAAAGACTGTATTAAAACTGTTAGGGACTTTTTCAAAACAACAAAACCAATTATTGACTACATAAACAAAGCAATCGAGTATGACGAGTAA